ATGCGCACCACCGGCGGTGAGAAATACTTCCTCGCCCTCATGGACGCGTTCGACAAATACAAGAACGAGCACATCGCCGTGTATGGCCCGGACAATCACATGCGTCTGACCGGTCTCCACGAGACCCAGTCGATCGACAAGTTCAACTGGGGCGTTGCGAACCGCGGTGCTTCCATCCGCGTGCCGAACAGCTTCATTCCGAACGGCTACAAGGGCTACCTCGAGGATCGCCGTCCGAACTCGCAGGGTGACCCCTACAAGATCGCCAGCCGCATTCTGCAGACGATCGCCACGGTTCCCACGGAATAATCCGTCGCGAACCCGGAAGACTCTATCGGGATAAGGGAGAGATTCCGAAAGCGAACGCCGCCTCGAGCAACCGAGGCGGCGTTTTTGCGTTTCCGCTTGGGCGGACTTGCCGATCCGTCGCCACCGTTTCGACAAATTGCCCCGGCCTTAATCCTCGCCCGCCTCGACCTCGAAAAACGCCGGCAACGGAGCGATCGGCCCGGCCCCCAGCGTCCGCACGTAGTCGAACATTCCCGGCGCCGTTTCCTTCCCCGTCGCGTAGGCCTGGAGGATCATTTCCAGCCGCGCATCGAGGTTGTCGATGTAGTGCAGGGCGATCGCCTCAGGCGTTTTCGGAAGCACCGGCGAGCCGAACTCCAGCGCCCCATGGTGCGAAAGAATCAGGTGGATGAGATGCAAACGAACATCATCCGACGCGGGCACGAGGCCTTCCCAGTCCTTCTTCGGCAGGTCGCGCCAGAGCGTGTTCACGACCTCCACGCCGATGTTGATATGCCCCATCAATTCCCCCCGCAGATCCGCGCGAATCGCAAAACCCTCCTCGGGCGGACACGTCTCCCAGAGCTTGCCGCAGTCGTGAAACAGCACCCCGGCCGCGAGCAGATCACGATTAAGCGTGCTGTAGACATCGCATAGCGCCATCGCGGCCCGCATCATCTGCGCGGTGTGCTGGACGAGGCCGCCGCGCCGGGCGTGGTGGTTCACGCGAGCCGCCGCCGCGCGCCGAAAGCGTGCACCGGCCGTTTCCAGAAAATGTCCGGCCAGGCCGCGCAGCCGGGGGTCCCTCACCGCGGCCACCGTGCGCTCGATGAACGCAAAATCCTCGTCGACCTTCGCGCGCTCGGCCTCGGAGCCCTCGAAAAGCGTGGCCCGCTCCTCCGGCATCAGGCGCCGCAATTCCCAGCGGCGCGCGTCGAGACCAAAGCCGCCATTCACGTAGAACTCTCCTTCGACGGCGACGCAGTCCGCGTCGTCGAGTTCCTCGCACACGCGCACGTTCGGCGAATCGCTCCACACGCGCAGCGTGAGG
This genomic window from Chthoniobacterales bacterium contains:
- a CDS encoding HD domain-containing protein, whose translation is MTISAVRGAAKDKAMYAELHAQVEQCTRKEGSNGKPFWELRLRDASDSLTLRVWSDSPNVRVCEELDDADCVAVEGEFYVNGGFGLDARRWELRRLMPEERATLFEGSEAERAKVDEDFAFIERTVAAVRDPRLRGLAGHFLETAGARFRRAAAARVNHHARRGGLVQHTAQMMRAAMALCDVYSTLNRDLLAAGVLFHDCGKLWETCPPEEGFAIRADLRGELMGHINIGVEVVNTLWRDLPKKDWEGLVPASDDVRLHLIHLILSHHGALEFGSPVLPKTPEAIALHYIDNLDARLEMILQAYATGKETAPGMFDYVRTLGAGPIAPLPAFFEVEAGED